Part of the Plasmodium malariae genome assembly, chromosome: 9 genome is shown below.
atgttttaatattatcgTTACTTTTagtcataatttatattctctAACCATGCAAATGggggataaaaaaaaaaaaatcgtcTTTcgttttacatataatttatttttactttttttatcatccaaattgtaaaattgaaatatactatttttttttttttcccctttcttttcttataATATCTGCTTTACCCCAACGTTCGCTTTTTTCCTATGCTCGCAAACACAAATACAATTTTCCTTGTATATAAGATgctcttaatatattttatttccatttaaCTTATTTTGCAAAATATCTAAACAACTGAAATTTAAGTCTTCCGAAAAATTGAATATTGTCTtatgcatattatattaataaataaacgtgttttttattgttatgtactttttttttttattaaatataagcttataaatatatatatatatatatatatacacaaaattgtacacgtatataaataaataaataaataaataaatatatatatatatatatatatatgtgtaagtATATACGCATACGTAATGCGTAATATATATGGGAATGAATTTTTCCTTTCCTGTTTAAATTCAATGCTTATTTTATGATATCAGCAAATTGTTTCGTGGTCTATTATATAGAGAGTTatagcatatatacatgtttcttatttttttttgttttttcataattatatttaaattatatagttTACTTTTGtaagttatataaaaatatgacttTCAATTAAAAACTCTTCAATAAAATTTCTctgatattaaatatatatatatttattaatcgaatgaaaaatatataatgtgttATTTTgtatgaaattaaaatttcccctaaatatattgtaagtattatatatatataatatatatacatataccaAATGGAAACATtactatttttctatatatatatgaaaaaaaaaaatgttaatgtaaaatgaaaaggtttttttttttttttttttttttatatttatactcaATAAATAACAAACTTCTAAAATACTGTTCcaactaatatatttttgcgatttatttattaaaaaataatgaaaattaatgttatttttttttttgatttaatttttttataaacggaaaaataacgaaaatgacgaataaaaattttaatttgaaaataaaaatatgtattatatatatattatatatatgtatatattttatatatttttatgaacacattcgtaaaaaatgacaaaaaatttttaatatgtaataaactATTATGAGATGagattttgtaatttttaatttatattgaataatcaaataaaaaggaattttatttaaatggttggtacatatatataaatatttattttacgcatattttatgtttcaaaattaaaatatttaattgcGGACAACtttaatttacataataaagcAATTAAAATTGtgatataaatacatatatatataacaatacatatttataactataattgtaaaaattgtaaaaatatattatatacataaatgtgcgtactgtataatttatttttatatatatgtcatagttcttttttttttccatttttatgcatttgtattaattttatcctttttattcTGCTTCAAGCAGTGCATCATTTGAATTGGGCCAAATATGGCGAAATTGTGtactacatttttttatcaatttttttaacatttctCTATTACAATATGCTTATTAAtgtgtaaaatattatataccatgtatatatatatatatgtatgtttttatacaaataatgTTCTTATTTAACTATACTTCAATTTTTTCTCCTGTCCTTTTCTGATAGTTCCACGTCCATTTTTTTGTGCAATTTTGCATTAAAGCATGCCTGCTAAAGAATTTGGTAAAACATAAcggaaacaaaaaaaaaaaactataaaagcataaaaaaaaaaaatgaacctTGTTAAATATAGTTTTGAATATAGAAACATATTTTCCCTTTCGAAAAATACTGTATGTTCCTTAAAATGTTTTCcaattattgaaaaaaaaaattcattgtTCAAGTATGGAATTTCTAAATTTAAATACCTTGATAAGTTAGCTATAATAAGAGAAGATAATATGCTAACAAATTCGTATTTTTTGAatgattctttttttttacacatttTAAAGGAAAACGAGGAAAATcctatatttaaaaaaactcCCCAGGTTttaaatcctttttttttctttttgtctattacaaaatgatatatttttattgccatatataatttctctCACTTGCTTCAgcatatgtttataatataaaaatacatactgAAGGCATATTACATGAAAACCTTTACTACTCAAGATAATGACGCGATATTTACATGCGGTTATTACATCGTATATAATTTGAGATGCTTTAAAAATCTAATCcaacttctttttttaattctcaggaattgttatattttaaaaataaaaaaacaaagttaGCCTtgagaagaaaaagaaaaagaatggGTGAACGTATAAGTTTAAGATATAGATGACGTAGTATATCATACGGtgttgttatatatatatatatatgtataacataCAGTTTGTATGCATGTACAGCATACATTATGCCTAATGATATGTTTTTTCGCATGTCATTACAACTTCATTTTTCAGTTACGCTTAcgcatttttttaaatgaaaagtaaCAAGTTTTAATTTGCtgttaaaatgtttatttatgtttgtatacatatagccatcatgtatatgcattatataatacactTTGTCAACATAGAGGGCTTTAAATTCGAaagaatatgtaaataacaatattatGTATGCTTGCACATACATTATGGactttatacttttattttatccccattttaatttgttgctatttttttcaaaaagttCATGTGTTATttagtgtatatatattcaacaccatatacgtgcatatgcaaacatatatataatattttcataaacttttaacttatttaaaaaaaaataaaaaaacagagTTCGAAAAATAAGTTacacttttaaaataataccaTTATGATCTATTTTGCTCCtgtagtaaaatttttttttttttttaaatgataaaccAAATAGAAGGgaaacttatatatacaagcaTTTTCTCCATATTAGGCATATACTTCATTGTAtgatacattttatatattttctactaCGGGAATAGTTGTTGGAATTACGTGACACTCGGTGAACAATTTTTAGCGGCATATTTAggttatgtaaaataaagaaaaacgaAGAGCGACTGGCGAGATTAAAAAGAaggaacaaaaattattgacattctataaataaaaaatgaatgtctttttattctccttttttacaaagaattttttacgtttattttctttttgttcttatGATGTTTACAATTGCGtcctttgttttttttttcaaagagATATAGAACAACTTTAATATACGGTATAACGCACAAGGTGCATCTTATCTTACGTTTTGGTGTCGCAATATACGAATgtcaaaaatataagaaaagtAAACGAAAATAATTGCTAAAACGAATACGAAacagtaaaatattatgcaCAGGCGTATGTAGTAAAACGAAATACGCATTAACtgaaatacatttataatacaaatattacaataaaaaaacaaaaataataaatataaaaatgttattttatcttcaatttattccattttactTTACCTTCCACCAACTCCATTCTGTCCGCcctttttgctttttattttattatttttttttttaaatcattataatatataaaaaaaaagttcaatTGTAGGGagaaacaaaattttttctgatttacgtaatataaaagaatatttaaaagttttctacgtatcttttatttttaaataaaaagatatgcTTGATACATGTTACGTGCTTACTCGTataaggatatatatatatatatatatatatatatatatatatatgcacaaatgTATACAcgtgtgtgtacatatatacatttgttcATGTAAAAATGTGTATGTACTACAGATTAGTTATCAGGggcaaaaataatatttttgtgaaCTTTCGTTAACATTTTTGCAAGAAAATTGTTAACatttttgtgtatattttgttaacaTATTTGCTAGGAATTTATTCACATTTTTGCGCGGAATTTGTTCACATTTTTACTCTGAATTTGTTCacatttttgcaaaaatttaagaataatttgTGGATATTTTGCGAAAAGATTTAATAGAACAAACAAGCACCAGTTAACAATTTTCGCAAACATTAATAAAGTATATTGAGAACTGACATATTTCGTTTGATacacataatttttactaGTGACATTATAAGAAATATggtgaaaattaaaaaaagcagTATGCTGTTTTGGAAGAaggatataaataaagagtTGCgtctttataattttttgaatggTCTATTTTGTGTTAGTgggatatattttttttttgtaatatttggGTATTATCAAGAAAAATTACCAAATTTAGggaaagagaaagaaaaattttattataatatatttttaatatatgtccTATGTTTATCAAATAGTATATGTAGCTTATTtgcaatatttattaagagtaaattaaataatgaaaattttattccatatttaaaaaataaagtggatatgtattttataaagcaaataatgttaatatcAATTACTTATTCAATAGCAATGATAGCAACAAATTATTCATTAAGTCATGTTAATTTCCCAACTCAAGTTCTTGTAAAGTCAGGTAAAATGATACCAATAGTAGTAGGgggttatttatttttcggaaaaaaatatccttattatgattacatttctgtatttttaattacatcATCATTAGtagtatttaatttattaagaaCAAGAACTCCAAAAGAAGTTAATCAAACAACCTTTGGACTTTTACTTTTAtctatatcattattatgtGATGGTTTAACAGGACCAAGACAGGATAAAttattaagtaaatataatgtGGACTCAGTCAATTTGATGTTTTTTGTcaatatttttgcatttatttttaatttaattgcATCATTAATAATTGAAGGTTCCAAGCCGTATAacttcataaataaatatactgactcgtattattatatattagcCTTTTCAATAAGTGGAAGCTTAGgtcaattttttgttttttattctcTTAAAGTGTACGGTAGCTTATATACTAGTCTTTTCACAACTCTCAGAAAAGCATTAAGTACAGTTGTATCGGTGTATTTATTTGGTCACGTTTTGAAACCTTTGCAATGGGGATGTATTTCTGTCATATTCTCAACTTTGATCATACAAAATTACCTGAAGCAACAAGCGAAGAGAGTTCATGCAAAAAGCAAGTAACGGAGCACTCAACAGGAGGAAAGCCGTTCAGCTCGCTACGCGGAATTTCCATTTCGTCTATATTTCGCAGAAATCTTTCGGACATTGTTTTTATGTGCATTGCTATTTATGGGCATTGTTTTTACGTGCATTCTTATTATGGGCattgtttttatatgaaGCTTTTTACGCTCCTTTGGAATTCTTTTGCGTTtttatgcaattttttttgcactgttgttaccttttttttacccCATTTTTTATCCCATTCCTTACCCCCTGTTTCAggttcatttattttgccCACACCCTTTTTGCGCTATATAGTTGCTGCTATTTctgaaaaacatttttacgtttttttttCACGTCTTTCCCATACCCCCCTTAATAACTTATTTTGGTTAAGCGTATTTTTCATGTTTCTGTCATGAAACTCTTCAACTGCACAGATTTCTCTCTGTTATAAATTGCATATGTTTACATTtgttatttctatttttaaattgtacgagtataaattttctttaaaagttgaaacatacaaaaaagaaaaaaattataattaaatggaATGAGAAGGATGACGCACTGGCGACAaggccaaaaaaaaaaaaaaaaaaaaaagaaaaggaaaaaaaactaCACATCTCAAAACTGCAACGTGAGAAAAGTTGAAAATGaagcatttaaaatatgcattAGAAACGTGCAATGCTGTGAAGAatggtaaatatatacataataatatatctaataatacATAGACCTTGCATGCACAATGCATGCAAAATGGGTAACTTTAAGTGCAATTagcatatatacgtatgtacgtacatacacatatatatatgtacatatacatacatatatatatacaattttatacACATACGTTAGTGATACACGAGGGGCACACAAAATACGCTCGAACACTCATCGAGGAAGACTAGTTAAATCCCTTTTCCAACAATCGCGTAACCGCAGAATTTACGTCACCTCCTGTTTCTTGCAAAGCTTGAATGTTCGCATCGTTATCAATGAAACCCATTTCTTGAAGACTGACCAACTGAGAAGCATATTTTTCCTCAGGTGGTCTATTGTCAGCTACTTCGGTAGTATTAAAATCTAAATTTTGATTAGCATTTGGGAAATTAAAATTCCCTAAATTCCGATTAGCTCTCATAACCTGTTGAAATGTTTGTAGAAGTTCAGGAGACTGGAAAAGGGcattcatattattaccaATATTACCCgcattactactattacctgcattattattattattgttatcgCTCTGGTTATTAGTACCGGTAGAGGTGTTAGTACTtgcaaaattatttaagttatttaaaaagtctTCCATTCTAAGTCCTCTTtgactattattattgctagcagtgttactattattattattcatatttaaagCATTTTCAATTTGTAAACCTGCTTGTAAAATTTCAGGTCT
Proteins encoded:
- the PmUG01_09022700 gene encoding UDP-galactose transporter, putative: MVKIKKSSMLFWKKDINKELRLYNFLNGLFCVSGIYFFFVIFGYYQEKLPNLGKEKEKFYYNIFLIYVLCLSNSICSLFAIFIKSKLNNENFIPYLKNKVDMYFIKQIMLISITYSIAMIATNYSLSHVNFPTQVLVKSGKMIPIVVGGYLFFGKKYPYYDYISVFLITSSLVVFNLLRTRTPKEVNQTTFGLLLLSISLLCDGLTGPRQDKLLSKYNVDSVNLMFFVNIFAFIFNLIASLIIEGSKPYNFINKYTDSYYYILAFSISGSLGQFFVFYSLKVYGSLYTSLFTTLRKALSTVVSVYLFGHVLKPLQWGCISVIFSTLIIQNYLKQQAKRVHAKSK
- the PmUG01_09022600 gene encoding conserved Plasmodium protein, unknown function → MNLVKYSFEYRNIFSLSKNTVCSLKCFPIIEKKNSLFKYGISKFKYLDKLAIIREDNMLTNSYFLNDSFFLHILKENEENPIFKKTPQELLYFKNKKTKLALRRKRKRMGERISLRYR